In Trichomycterus rosablanca isolate fTriRos1 chromosome 2, fTriRos1.hap1, whole genome shotgun sequence, the genomic window AGTGGTCAGGAGTAGTGAAAATCCAAGAATGACATCAATGTGTGCTTCTCAAACATCCCAAACTATGGACACGTAGCCTCCACTATTTTGGGATTTCCACAAGAGGTTTTGGGTGGGCTGAAGGCCAGAGCTCTTTGCAGTCCACACCAAACAATTGGTACTAATCTCATCTTCCCTTAACATGTTCTCCTGTCATCCACCAAAGGCAGATTAATGTTAAACTACAGCATTATAAATCTAATACTCATACTTCTACTCCTTGGTCTGTAGCTTAAAAGCAGTTGCTTGGTCAAGAAACAGAATCCTTGAAGCTCCAGATGAGCGGTTCTAATATGGTTTTTAATAGAGACCTTTTAAAACAGCTAAGATGTTGCCCAGAGACATTTTGCACCTAGATTGGCTTGTAGGAACCGTACTGTTCTTCATGTTTGtctttagacttcaacatcttgaaGATTTTGACtgtgattgctaactgaactgccgtaggattgctaggactgccttAGAGTGCAAATTAACCATCAAATACGACGCATTTTGAGTGTCACAGcaaatattacacaggaaacggctcatttcatgaTCTGTGGTGTGATTTTCAGGGCCTTGACTATGAAGAATGTCTGGCGGTATGATTGGTTTTATGCCTCTCTTCTGAACAGATGAGACTGGACAAAACTTCAAAGGCAATAAATGGGGTGCCATGAAAGTTTGGCTATGTAAACATACACACCTGTCTGCCATGTAAAACGTGAAGAGGAAGATTTCCAGGCATGGATAGTCTCACCTAAGCAGGGAAAACAGAGCAATAGTTTGTCAGAAAGATAAACAAGGCAGATAAAGAGCAAGtctaattaatttatttggtaatAATTGTTTCTCGAGTGTTAACAACTAAATCCTGGCTCtgaaatctaaaatataaataaaaaacagaatagACTCACTAAAATTTTACTGACtattgggttgggttgggttgttactgcattgcacccagtgattctgggggaaccaagaccttgaccaggataaagtggtagtaaaacattataaatgtgtttataattcATTATATTGGTCTCATATCCTCTATACAAGCTGGCAATGCACTAGCATGTATGACTGTGACTATatgactttcatttcatttctattaactgctttatcctggtcaaggttgtggTGGGCCAGGATCCATTaagaaacactggacgcaagtGACAAGGCTTTGACCAGTGTCTCCTGTCCTAACTGTGAGAAGCACTGGTGAACAGAAGCATTTTCCAGACGCATAAGTGCACTTGCTGACTCACGGCCAGAGCAAACGTCCACACTGCTTACTCACCTGGTTGGCAACGGGCATCGTGAGTGGCATTGAAAGATTGGCCTTGCCCATGCCCATGCCCATCTGCAGCTCGGCAGGCCGTGTGCCTAGTGCCAGCGACTGCAAAGGGTGGGAGGGCACTACTGGAGCTGTGCAGGGCGTGCAGTCCGAGTCCTTTAAGAAAGCACACAGAGGGTGTGAGAAGCAGGTAGAGGTTTTCGGGTGTGACAAAGGTTCGCAGGAGGGCGGCGTAACGCTTACAATATCGCTGCCCGACGGAGAGGAGGCAGACGAGTGCTGCTGAGGGCTGGACACGGACATGGGAGAATCTGCACTGTTGGGAGACGACGAATCTCTCTGAAGTTGCTGCTGTTCCTCCACACCGGCGCTGGAGTCCGTCTGATTCACTGAGTCTTTGTGAGCTGgagatacaaacacacacggCAATTTCAACCACAAACACAAAGGTTGCTTTGACGTTTTATTAACACAGTGTAGTACGACTGTAGAAGTGACATTTTGAAGGAGATGGAGCTGTGATTGCATTTTACTTCAAGACGCTAGGGAAAATGATTTCTGTATTTTAGCATTTGAAGGCTGAGGAAGGGGAAAAGGAACAGGAACTACTACAGTAgaggaaataagtatttgatcccctgctgatccccccttacaaagacttgaacagtctattatttttatggaaggtttattttaacagagagagacagaatatcaacaaaaaatccagaaaaaaaacattaaataaaagttatatattaatttgtatttaattaaaggaagtaagtatttgatcccctaccaaccagcaagaattctgacccccacagaccggttatgtgccgttcaaatctctcgaccaccatgggcaagaccaaagagctatcaaaggacgtcagggacaagattgtagacctgcacaaggctggaatgggctacaagaccatcagaaagaagcttggtgagaaagagaccactgttggtgcgatcattcgaaaatggaagaaatacaagatcacagtcaatcaccctcactctggagctccatgcaagatctcacctggtggggtaagaatgattctgagaaaggtgaggtcagtccagaattacacgggaggagcttttcaatgatctcaagggagctgggagcacagtcaccaagaaaaccattagtaacacacttcgccgtaatggattgagatcctgcagtgcccgcaaagtccctttgctgaagaaggctcatgtacaggcccgtctgaagtttgccaatgaacacctgaatgattcagagaaagcttgggagaatgtgatatggtcagatgagaccaaaattgagctctttggcatcaactccactcgccgtgtttggagacagagaaatgcccggtggggatggtgttcttggggtcatatccagcatttctctgctcccagctcccttgagatcattgacaagctcctcccgtgtaattctggactgacctcacctttctcagaatcattcttaccccaccaggtgagatcttgcatggagctccagagcgagggtgattgactgtgatcttgtatttcttccattttcgaatgatcgcaccaacagtggtctctttctcaccaagcttcttgctgatggtcttgtagcccattccagccttgtgcaggtctacaatcttgtccctgacgtcctttgatagctctttggtcttgcccatggtggtcgagagatttgaacggaagaaactgattctgtgacaggagtcttttatacagggacaggaataatttgtgtgcctcatgggcacataaccggtctgtgggggtcagaattcttgctggttggtagggcatcaaatacttattaaacttttatttaatgttttttttctggatttgttgttgatattctgtctctctctgttaaaataaaccttccataaaaatgatagactgttcaagtctttgtaagggggtaaaacttacaaaatcagcaggggatcaaatacttatttcccccactgtatttatttatctatctatccatccatccatccatccatccatccatccatccatccatctattgaAAGTACACGAACACTTCCTCTATAACTAAAAGCCAACGAAGTACAAACGTTAGCAGTTCTATCAAAATCTCTCATGCTTGTCAGTCTTACAGAGCTCATATTTTACCTTCCTGAAACCCATTTATCATATTTAAGCCGGTTAAAATAACGTTACGGTAGTGGACGAACGACATGCTGCCGGCCGAGCTGTACACGCTTCCCCTGATCACAGACAGCTGACATTCTGCAGAGCTTGGATTAGATTTGCTGCCCTCATCATCATTTTAATGAACCTTTGAGAGGCTGCTGGGTGACGCCAGAGTCTCTTGGGGGTTTAGTCGGAACATGCAGATTTGAATACGTTTTCTTTCAGGGAGACCAGACTTCGGCTTACCGCTGTTCCTCTCCGTGTGCGTGCTGCCCCACTTCTGGACGATCCACTCCCTGTAGGCAATCACTTCCCGGGTGACTTTAATGATGCGTCCCAATGTGCTGAGGAGACGGGCAAAAAAGAGAGACCAGttataaaacattaaagcaacttcataaatgtgtttgtgtgtgtgtgtatatgtgtgtgtgtgagataccTATCAGTATCTTTGTTGGGGTAAGAGTTTGCGAGAGGCGACACCGCATGACCCAGAACAATGTAGGCGTAATCAAACACCTGTTTCACCTGCATGGCTCCATACGAGCTCCGTCCAACGTCATTACCTAAATcagcaaacataaaaaaatgactAAATCAGAGGAAGTCCAGGAGTCTAATGGCATCTATAATGTGCAATAAATCAtgcatatatttgtttatatattgttGGGCTATTGAGCAGAGATGAGagtttaagccccactgccCTTAAGATCCACAATTATTTGTTTCGGCTCATCCCTAATGTTATGCAACACTGATATTACTCTAACTCACCACCTCGTAGAtctaggtttgaatctcagcagcacTATTAGCCATgcaggtgttatttatttatttattaattaggatttaacatcatattttacacactttggttacattcatgacaggacaggaagttactgcttacacaagattcatccgttcaagtttaatgtcaaacagtcatggacaactttgtatctccagttcacctcacttgcacgtctttggactgtgggaggaatcccttgcagacatggggagaacatgcaaactccacctggtAATcatacccaggaccttctcgctatgaggcgacagtgctacccactgtaccGCCCCGACTGAAGATTTTACTAGAGACACTAATATGGGTAGGTAAAGTGAAAGTGGgctgttatgctagcccaccacctttGAGAtgtaggtttgaatctcagcagcacTATTAGTCATACAggtgtctacacacacacacacacacacacacgactggctatgtctggggtggGGGACGGCCACAGATCCAAGGTAGCTTGCCCCCCCTGTCCTGGGTCTTCCTGCCTTGCGTCCAACATACCCCTGTTGTGAAACTCACCAGGATAAATTAATGTTATCGCCATGTTATCACATTTATTATATTCACGATAGGAACAGATCTTTTATGCTAGTTTTATTGGTATATATTGCTACATTATATATGTGTTTTCAGTCTTATAATATTCAGGAACTTGAGGATTATTTCTGTACTTTCTTGGGTACATAAAcgtaaaaataaattctgtaaCAGATAAGCACCTGGAAGAAGAGGATCCTCAATGCAGAGCATGGACGGCCGGTAACCGTTACTCATGGCTTTCATGATGTCCTCCTTGGCCATATAGGCACCGCCGTTCTTTATCCTAATACCCGTTTTCAGGTAGTTAAAATGTCGGCCGTACAGCTCGAAGAACTCTATTAGCAGCACACCCAGATTTGCGTTGGGAGACCTGGCGTCAATTCGAGGGTGTAGCTGCAAAACAAGAACAAGTGTGAAAAATAAAGGAGAATTTGTCCTACAGCATCCAGGACACACCGAAAAGCTACAGCAGGATCCACTactctgacttattattatttatttattcatcagtaATAACCACTTGATCCTTGATAACTGTGTTGGGTCCTGCTTcgcctggaaacactgggcagaaACTAGAAATGAAGCCTGAACAGGGCACTGATCCATTGTAGAAGACCACAAACTTACATGTTCACTTATTTGCACATTAATCAGAATCAAAAATCAAACTAAGCTGATGCTTATTATTTAGAAATATTAttacatgtattttaatattttaatagaaCGCTGTGCTGAATGATGCCACAGCTGGAAGAGCAGAGTCCTGTGGACCAGGGCTTGGCGCTCGACTTTGGACATTGTAAGGAGTTTGGcatccctgtgtctgtgtgggtttcctcagggtgctCCAATCACCCCCCCCCAAAGTGTTTTCCTGCctagtgcccagtgtttccagttggCGTGAGAGGCTGCCACGGCAGagctgaccaggatgaagtggttagtaaaagtaaatgaattTATGTCGGAGGGAGCTTAAGCTGTACAGGGATTTAAAAATACACAGTGTCTTTAATATAATCTCTTACTCCACAATAAATCacaataatgttaatatttatattttgaaaGTAAATTATTAAGCTGCTTTGGCCGTTTTAATTATTGTAAGCATTTATATACAACAGCAGCACCTGCACAAGTGtaaatattagggctgtcaaacgattaaattttttaatcgcgattaatctcagaatttcatatagttaatcgcgattaatcgcattaaaaaaaatctgtgtaaatgttatagaaaacaaggatttttaagtgaaatgttacaattaaaatggtgaacattttatgctaaatgtactgatgttaaaaactgctgggacaagagaaaactgtaagggagttttattcactcacatactaggcagtaaatgtcagattgtaggttagaatttctccatcagcaaacattgtagatcagcggtgctttaggtgggataaggcgtagttattgtatcagacttgtctgtggttgtatcgtgatgatggtttgatggacgtttctacacgaagtgagtgtgttttgaccctttggggcttccatagttcatgaactaacgtgctcgactcagctttccggtattcggtacagaataagaagttaattaagtgtaataaagtgttctgctcccgacaacttgtgaatatagcgtgtatttatttctttattatgcaagtgcatcactaccacatAATacttacattatgttaacaaaccgcaaatgaaaaacggtggcaagtccgacattaaaacgtttgttctaccagtcaagtgtcaacatgaactagaatttgcgttaatggcactaatttttttaatcgcgttaaattgaggtcgcgttaatgcgttattatcgcgttaacttcgacagccctagtaaataTCTAGACACAGGTTAAATAatctaaatgttattttaatacaCTCTGGTTTGCTCACCTGTAAGAAGCTGATGACCATCAGGATGAGACTGTAAGAGCTGATGCCTCCGGTGAAAACCTCATTCAGATCCCTCTGCAGGAGAAACTGCTTCAGCACGAAGATCAAGTAAGGCAGCACGGTATACTTCTGCCGGGCAAAAAACGAGGCATCAGACAACCCACACACGGCACCAGTGACTCATGTTATCTGAAATGCAACCATCTGCTCAGAACAGCAGAAAACCGTTTTCATTCAATTCCAGATCAAAAGCTACAACATACGACCTCAGCTTTAAAACATCCAATCATGTGTTCCATATTTAGCTGGCTAGAGGTACAAACGTTTCCACTGTACAATCCTTTTAACCCTGCTGGATGCTTTAGAACCAGTTCAGTCTGAACAAGTTCATACCTGCTGCCACCTACTCAAGATCAAGCACTGTGAAGTGAAATATATAATACAGGAATAAAACAGCATGTAAATGTTTAGGCTATACGGCTCCAGTCTCAATCCGAACACAAATGCTACGTTTACAACCACAGATGCAGATTCAGCCGAATTAACGGCCAATCACGTCCGAATCGAACCCGAACATAATGGTGTAAAACTgaacacacatttaaaccagATTTACCTTTATATAGTCCTTGATGAACTGGGCAGCTTTGACTCCAGTCTCCACGTTAAAACTGATGTCCACTTTCACGTCCGTTTCCTGGTCAGTCAGTTTAATAATTGGTaccttaaaaatgaaaatgaatagcTGTTAATGAGCTGTACTTGATGGCATTACATAATATAATTACTACTATGAAATACAGATGAGGAAATGACATGAGCTTGAGCTTTTCTCACCGTAGCTTTGTCAAGCACTTTGATAGAATATGGCTCAGCGACGTTGTTTTTCCGGAGGGCCTGCTCCAACTGCTGCAGTGGGGGTCTGTCCCATTTTCCAAACACCACCAAGTCAATGTCACTACAGATCGCACagtaaaaaagcttaattaaactcttacaCACTGAAATAGGGTAACAAGACatattatatgcttttaactttaagGAAAGCCCTTCCTTTTTCCAGCATGAaaagcacaaagcaaggtctataaagatacGGTTTGAtacgttttttttcttctattggcatagtcaatttgtcttccgctgctggtggatccctgattggggtcgaggtgggtatattgctgctcacgcctcctccgacccacgtgcagcccttagcggaaccctttttcacccatgcattctgcacagacgcctctctatctgtcCGGTCACCCCGCCCCaacagaaacgtgtctgctgcaggcactgccaatcatcccagctagatggcgccccgccgaccggtggcaacgccgagtttcgaaccgaggagttcagaatctcgacgctggtgtgctagcggaatatcccgctgcgccacctggtttgataagtttggtgAGGAAGAACTCCAATGGTGTGCACAGAGCCCTGCCCTACACCCTATCAAACCTGTTTATGCAAATCATCCAACACCGGTGCGAACAAACAACCTtgtgactaaataggcacaataTACACAGATGGACTTTAAAGTCCTATGGAAAGTCtgcccagaagagtggaggctgtcaCAGCTGCAACAGCAATCATAttaatgtccaacaagttcatggtccaCATACACATGTACCCATGTAGTCTCATGTTAACGTTCTGTAATACTTTAGGAAAGTGAGGAGCTGtagattttattattagtatgtcAATGTTAAGGAACTAATTCGGCAAAAATATACTCACCTTGTTGGGAGGTAGAGTCCAGTGCTAAAGCTGCCGAATATCTGAACCTGGACAGAGAGTGAagcaaaatcagaaaaagcacTTTATGATATTTGTATTGTGCTGGTTGTTTACTTCAC contains:
- the tent4a gene encoding terminal nucleotidyltransferase 4A; translation: MDPRVAWIQPEQKGPANALWMHVWETAQGIRTNPGHHHHHHHANSSSVRNLSAFATLSINNNNVLKESSGSGEVDPTGKSEPSSAESGTDSSDSSGSDSPPTSSSIRTNDANKNACLCFKFTDSSLNNANQTHHHHQHNQRYSNHDQQTSCIKRNPFIYNMHINNHYHHPGRRKNDNKASTYGINYLLSNWTNGNHVSPVTPWKTRTYSPGVIGLHQEIIDFYNFMSPQPEEATMRQEVVRRIESVIKELWPSADVQIFGSFSTGLYLPTSDIDLVVFGKWDRPPLQQLEQALRKNNVAEPYSIKVLDKATVPIIKLTDQETDVKVDISFNVETGVKAAQFIKDYIKKYTVLPYLIFVLKQFLLQRDLNEVFTGGISSYSLILMVISFLQLHPRIDARSPNANLGVLLIEFFELYGRHFNYLKTGIRIKNGGAYMAKEDIMKAMSNGYRPSMLCIEDPLLPGNDVGRSSYGAMQVKQVFDYAYIVLGHAVSPLANSYPNKDTDSTLGRIIKVTREVIAYREWIVQKWGSTHTERNSAHKDSVNQTDSSAGVEEQQQLQRDSSSPNSADSPMSVSSPQQHSSASSPSGSDIDSDCTPCTAPVVPSHPLQSLALGTRPAELQMGMGMGKANLSMPLTMPVANQVRLSMPGNLPLHVLHGRQTGPKFPVKGFHNPVIQHGHVQYNRNTWRRRKRDSLPASVSR